The proteins below come from a single uncultured delta proteobacterium genomic window:
- a CDS encoding hypothetical protein (Evidence 5 : No homology to any previously reported sequences): protein MEVLAHICASTSKEIQSDIHALVEVVNLRCLESSIRQRRLQRLKEPSMEVIVECGRVIKEILHTVDRVNAQAIHKTLLFSAPQPSSRLVTLTEKAKDIIAVGQSIQKEILAAVDHRNVQYIQEYLDRRRLREFKASCLDISVECDRTIREIFEATDRLDARFIEQWLARHSAPNFIDEQEISLLKPPYCPYVVRINLENDEPPQWMESNGVIRTNLDTPETSGPDLAEGVPDSPDDTEINNAPT, encoded by the coding sequence TTGGAGGTGCTGGCACACATCTGCGCCAGCACCTCCAAGGAAATTCAAAGTGATATCCATGCTCTGGTTGAAGTTGTAAACTTGCGCTGTCTTGAAAGCAGTATTCGCCAACGCCGATTGCAGCGCCTTAAAGAACCCAGCATGGAAGTCATTGTGGAATGCGGGCGTGTTATCAAAGAAATTCTTCATACCGTGGATAGGGTTAACGCGCAGGCCATCCATAAGACGCTGCTATTCTCCGCACCACAGCCTTCATCGCGCCTCGTTACCCTCACCGAAAAGGCTAAGGACATCATTGCTGTCGGCCAGAGTATTCAAAAAGAAATTCTGGCGGCTGTTGATCACAGAAACGTTCAATATATCCAGGAGTATCTGGATAGAAGACGCCTCAGAGAATTCAAAGCGTCCTGTCTTGACATTAGTGTTGAATGCGACCGCACAATCCGAGAAATTTTCGAGGCCACAGACAGGTTGGATGCCCGCTTCATAGAGCAATGGCTTGCCCGGCACAGCGCACCAAACTTTATTGATGAGCAAGAAATATCCTTGCTTAAGCCGCCATACTGCCCCTATGTGGTCAGAATAAATCTGGAAAATGATGAACCCCCCCAATGGATGGAGTCCAATGGCGTGATTCGGACAAATCTTGATACCCCGGAAACATCTGGGCCGGACCTCGCAGAGGGGGTTCCCGACAGCCCAGATGATACGGAAATAAACAATGCGCCTACATAG
- a CDS encoding hypothetical protein (Evidence 5 : No homology to any previously reported sequences) yields the protein MNPNNQMAPENITSNILPRKTLAEKMANLQLQKQKLAQKTAALNKEARKERDGQLIAWGIMVETQYRNGSSEQRERFITAAHELLKDRNLSRALAGFARLDNEIANMVKVYQPDNNTK from the coding sequence ATGAACCCCAATAACCAGATGGCTCCCGAAAATATCACCTCCAACATTCTTCCGAGAAAAACTCTCGCTGAAAAAATGGCCAACCTGCAACTCCAAAAGCAGAAGCTGGCTCAAAAAACAGCAGCCTTGAATAAAGAGGCCCGCAAAGAACGTGATGGGCAGCTTATTGCCTGGGGCATCATGGTTGAGACCCAATACCGGAACGGCTCTTCAGAACAGCGTGAACGATTTATCACTGCCGCTCATGAACTGCTCAAGGACAGGAACCTGAGCCGTGCCCTTGCAGGTTTTGCTCGGTTGGATAATGAAATAGCAAATATGGTGAAAGTTTATCAGCCTGATAACAATACCAAATAA
- a CDS encoding Integrase core domain-containing protein (fragment) → MLTEAQVQALERKKHDDEACGEIESHHPGYLGSQDTFYVGTIKGVGRIYQQTFVDTYSKWAAAKLYTTKTPITGADLLNDRVLPFFTSMEMGIIRMLTDRGTEYCGRLETHDYQLYLGINDIEHTKAKARHPQTNGICERFHKTILHEFYQVAFRRKLYNSLEELQADLDVWMEHYNIERTHQGKKCCGRTPLQTLLDGKQIWKEKVGQLN, encoded by the coding sequence GTGCTCACCGAAGCCCAGGTACAAGCTCTGGAGCGTAAAAAGCACGACGATGAGGCTTGCGGCGAAATAGAAAGCCATCATCCCGGATATCTCGGTAGTCAGGATACATTTTACGTCGGCACCATCAAGGGCGTCGGCCGTATTTATCAGCAAACCTTTGTGGATACCTACTCGAAGTGGGCGGCTGCCAAGCTCTACACTACCAAAACACCCATCACCGGAGCCGACCTGCTCAATGACCGGGTTTTGCCATTCTTCACTTCAATGGAAATGGGCATTATCCGCATGCTGACGGACAGGGGCACAGAGTACTGCGGCAGACTGGAAACGCATGACTACCAGCTTTATCTGGGCATAAACGACATAGAACACACCAAGGCCAAGGCGCGGCATCCGCAGACAAACGGCATCTGCGAACGTTTCCACAAGACCATCCTGCACGAGTTTTACCAAGTTGCCTTCCGGCGGAAACTGTATAACTCTCTGGAGGAACTGCAAGCCGATCTGGATGTCTGGATGGAACATTACAACATCGAAAGGACACATCAAGGGAAAAAGTGTTGCGGCAGAACGCCATTGCAAACACTCCTTGACGGAAAACAGATTTGGAAGGAAAAGGTCGGACAACTCAACTAA
- a CDS encoding hypothetical protein (Evidence 5 : No homology to any previously reported sequences), with the protein MNSSNILSNLQPTDLDAGQVFSGKPSGTTVRGYAAASAYTPERPGEEVRRRGHCAHRSPGTSSGA; encoded by the coding sequence ATGAATAGCAGCAACATCCTTTCCAATCTCCAGCCCACCGACCTCGACGCCGGGCAGGTTTTCAGCGGCAAACCCTCCGGCACCACAGTCAGGGGCTACGCTGCAGCATCTGCATACACCCCTGAACGCCCTGGAGAAGAAGTCCGCCGAAGAGGGCATTGTGCTCACCGAAGCCCAGGTACAAGCTCTGGAGCGTAA
- a CDS encoding hypothetical protein (Evidence 5 : No homology to any previously reported sequences): protein MPLTIHLDEATKAQLDAIALSLSSTPETVVKQVVDSYLENDAKFRSDVEAGLVSAVQENFYPADDVEREFSSLRANYLSKAGQ, encoded by the coding sequence ATGCCGCTGACCATTCATTTGGATGAGGCTACCAAGGCACAACTTGATGCCATAGCGTTGTCATTATCAAGCACACCGGAAACTGTTGTTAAGCAGGTTGTTGATAGTTACCTTGAAAATGATGCTAAGTTTCGGTCCGATGTGGAGGCGGGACTGGTGTCGGCTGTTCAAGAAAATTTTTACCCAGCGGACGATGTAGAACGAGAATTTTCTAGTTTGCGGGCGAACTATTTGTCCAAGGCTGGCCAATGA
- a CDS encoding exported hypothetical protein (Evidence 5 : No homology to any previously reported sequences) — MSHHSSWFLYKTTVLSFAFLLFLATTALAAQREIIVMEMDVPAYASLEEAQKGKTDATLEAFPLMMAGEQYAYIVLEDAHC; from the coding sequence ATGTCCCACCATTCATCATGGTTCCTGTACAAAACAACCGTTCTATCCTTTGCCTTCCTTTTATTCCTAGCTACTACCGCGCTAGCCGCACAAAGAGAAATCATCGTTATGGAGATGGATGTCCCAGCCTATGCCTCGCTGGAAGAAGCCCAAAAAGGCAAGACGGATGCCACCCTGGAAGCCTTTCCCCTCATGATGGCCGGAGAGCAGTACGCCTATATCGTGCTTGAAGACGCCCACTGTTAG
- a CDS encoding hypothetical protein (Evidence 5 : No homology to any previously reported sequences): protein MLYADEAYTWPYGTSVEVSQKSLAEIDRDAYNRYMTRAKG from the coding sequence ATGCTTTACGCTGATGAGGCCTACACCTGGCCCTACGGCACGTCGGTTGAGGTCAGTCAAAAGAGCCTCGCCGAAATAGATCGGGATGCATACAATCGGTATATGACCAGAGCCAAAGGCTAG
- a CDS encoding exported hypothetical protein (Evidence 5 : No homology to any previously reported sequences) — translation MNASAHRVFSPSSALLLAMFCFFTAALAVPPSFAMAQTPVLTLKDSDRGTLVDLYPTGDPGGDGFYLYKNGKYGYSAWIPVEITQVVTLPDNEDGVILASKDGNTRFRVSGGLVEFVPGGLKGAFDETFKEHQAMITDVLFVQNELRAFWVISWKEEGMMHHRKFAVKDDNWFDCEFFYPASLQEKYGFVTDGALRNSGFLEK, via the coding sequence ATGAACGCTTCAGCACATAGGGTTTTCAGCCCATCCTCGGCTCTGCTTCTGGCGATGTTCTGTTTTTTCACGGCGGCGCTCGCCGTTCCTCCGTCATTCGCCATGGCGCAAACCCCCGTTCTTACCTTGAAGGATAGCGACCGGGGAACATTGGTCGACCTTTATCCCACCGGCGACCCGGGCGGCGACGGGTTCTACTTATACAAGAACGGGAAATACGGCTATTCCGCCTGGATTCCTGTCGAGATAACCCAGGTCGTTACGCTGCCGGACAATGAAGACGGGGTCATCCTTGCATCCAAAGATGGCAACACGCGCTTCAGAGTCTCCGGCGGCCTTGTGGAGTTTGTCCCCGGCGGCCTGAAAGGCGCTTTTGATGAAACATTCAAAGAGCATCAGGCAATGATTACTGATGTGCTTTTTGTCCAGAATGAACTCCGCGCTTTCTGGGTTATCTCCTGGAAAGAAGAAGGGATGATGCATCATCGAAAATTCGCAGTCAAAGACGATAACTGGTTTGACTGTGAATTTTTCTATCCCGCTTCCCTGCAGGAAAAATACGGTTTTGTGACAGACGGTGCGCTCCGCAACTCCGGCTTTCTGGAAAAGTAA
- a CDS encoding exported hypothetical protein (Evidence 5 : No homology to any previously reported sequences) — protein sequence MVFCFSLCTLLSFPASGAAASPPEGLAPEEITGLSIHYSHMSTESESSFDLRDDKGEILFSCNFFTVDGQEITLKDVPVDPEYMRRLRETAKEHHFAQIQEQRPPSEIFILDEPMSFMHIEWPGGKRKSFNYWPTHEVETLFREIADACVNKPGAPEEISALYYTYTHTPRTKNFHFGLYHDEGNFLLFAQYYPEGATHAVAFEGVPVDPAHMQRLREIIRAHNIANMRGKALHHKELAFSYPYTMLNLYWPDMRFVQLGRPASGSEELEAFFRNLIQEYAPK from the coding sequence ATGGTGTTTTGTTTTTCCCTCTGTACATTGCTTTCGTTTCCCGCGTCCGGCGCAGCCGCCTCTCCCCCCGAAGGTCTCGCGCCGGAAGAAATAACCGGATTGTCTATCCACTATAGTCATATGAGCACGGAGTCCGAATCCTCATTTGATCTGCGGGATGACAAGGGAGAAATTCTCTTTTCCTGCAACTTCTTCACCGTGGACGGTCAGGAAATCACCCTTAAAGATGTGCCGGTGGATCCTGAATATATGCGGCGTTTGCGTGAAACGGCAAAAGAACATCATTTTGCGCAAATACAAGAGCAACGGCCACCCAGCGAAATTTTTATCCTCGATGAACCCATGAGCTTCATGCATATCGAATGGCCTGGCGGCAAGAGAAAATCGTTCAATTATTGGCCCACCCACGAGGTGGAGACGCTTTTTCGGGAGATCGCTGATGCCTGCGTGAACAAACCCGGCGCACCGGAAGAGATTTCCGCCCTGTATTACACCTACACTCACACGCCCCGAACCAAGAACTTTCACTTCGGCCTGTACCACGACGAGGGCAATTTTTTGCTCTTCGCACAGTACTATCCGGAAGGCGCTACCCACGCAGTGGCGTTTGAGGGTGTGCCTGTGGATCCTGCCCATATGCAAAGGTTGCGGGAAATAATCAGAGCGCACAACATAGCGAATATGCGGGGAAAAGCCTTGCACCATAAAGAACTCGCTTTCTCGTATCCGTACACGATGCTGAATCTATACTGGCCGGACATGCGCTTTGTGCAACTTGGCCGACCCGCCTCCGGTAGCGAAGAGCTGGAAGCGTTTTTCCGAAATCTGATCCAAGAGTATGCCCCAAAGTAA
- a CDS encoding hypothetical protein (Evidence 5 : No homology to any previously reported sequences), translating to MRQGIQRTHRQNTIQRCLPDEGGEVWRLSEGLGSGWKFEIELTFDAKGLVSKFTFACRDAA from the coding sequence GTGCGACAGGGCATACAGCGAACGCATCGGCAAAATACAATCCAAAGATGCCTTCCCGATGAGGGCGGCGAGGTATGGCGGCTGAGCGAAGGTTTGGGCAGCGGCTGGAAATTTGAAATAGAGCTTACCTTTGACGCCAAAGGCCTGGTGAGCAAATTCACGTTCGCATGCCGGGATGCCGCTTAG
- a CDS encoding conserved exported hypothetical protein (Evidence 4 : Homologs of previously reported genes of unknown function): MKLLLTASVVCLCLVFAFPVSDVHAAENPGGIGVFNFPEVNGKLVKAVRYTDSTGDNLLLLTETDIVVNPENKDTQETWSKELFAHRFLLKKSGAAEQIWRVADYVRDCHLDALYAEFIMDAFRITDLNNNGQAEVWLPYILQCAGDPSPMTMKIIMYEGDKKYAVRGETRSRVDENTYAGGDYAMDPALLGGPAEFSTFATQLWERYKTVN; encoded by the coding sequence ATGAAATTATTACTGACGGCGTCCGTCGTGTGCTTGTGTCTGGTTTTTGCCTTTCCCGTATCCGATGTCCATGCGGCGGAGAATCCCGGCGGCATTGGTGTTTTCAATTTTCCGGAAGTAAATGGAAAGCTTGTCAAGGCGGTCCGCTATACGGACAGTACCGGAGACAATCTGCTTTTGCTTACGGAAACGGATATTGTCGTTAACCCGGAAAATAAAGATACCCAAGAAACTTGGAGTAAAGAACTTTTCGCCCATCGTTTTCTCTTGAAGAAAAGTGGTGCTGCGGAGCAGATATGGCGGGTGGCGGATTATGTGCGAGATTGTCATCTGGACGCTTTGTATGCTGAGTTTATCATGGATGCCTTCCGCATAACCGATCTGAACAACAACGGCCAGGCGGAAGTCTGGCTACCGTACATTTTGCAATGCGCGGGAGATCCCAGCCCCATGACCATGAAAATCATTATGTACGAAGGCGACAAAAAATATGCCGTACGGGGAGAGACCAGGTCTCGGGTGGATGAAAACACATATGCCGGCGGGGATTATGCGATGGATCCGGCCCTACTTGGTGGTCCGGCGGAGTTTTCAACTTTTGCCACCCAGTTGTGGGAAAGATACAAAACAGTGAACTAA
- a CDS encoding exported hypothetical protein (Evidence 5 : No homology to any previously reported sequences) — protein MKRGILFVLGVIISVVWISSALAAEPRLIASDEREKAYLYVIGENQFSVKFKDVSGVFTWEIDPRADAPKLRVFDYDQDGEKEIAVSLCIGTGTGLDIDALHIVKLQDGKLVSYTYTEEEYTKRIKDAVAFKVARENSRLIAEFSSGRDSIRIDVTKSLNDYSPKDSEMRLECGDVVSFSPKTDGTIVLRAALGTKVSDTYTPDYYADLTANVVFTDGTFSLSNIRIVASPLL, from the coding sequence ATGAAACGCGGTATACTCTTTGTTCTAGGGGTCATTATAAGCGTTGTTTGGATAAGCTCCGCTTTGGCGGCAGAACCTCGTCTCATCGCATCTGATGAGCGAGAAAAAGCCTACCTTTATGTAATCGGGGAGAATCAATTCTCAGTAAAATTCAAAGACGTATCAGGAGTTTTTACCTGGGAAATCGACCCTAGGGCGGACGCTCCGAAACTACGCGTTTTCGACTACGACCAGGACGGGGAAAAAGAAATTGCTGTTTCTCTGTGCATTGGAACCGGAACAGGGTTGGACATTGATGCGTTGCATATCGTCAAACTGCAAGACGGCAAATTAGTGTCCTATACGTATACAGAGGAAGAATATACGAAGCGAATCAAGGATGCTGTAGCTTTCAAGGTCGCAAGAGAGAACAGCAGACTGATAGCCGAATTTTCATCCGGAAGAGACAGCATTCGGATCGATGTGACAAAATCTCTAAATGACTACTCGCCCAAGGATTCAGAAATGCGCCTTGAGTGCGGCGATGTGGTTTCTTTTTCCCCCAAAACTGACGGAACAATCGTATTGCGCGCTGCTTTGGGAACCAAGGTGAGTGATACGTATACCCCCGACTACTACGCTGATTTGACGGCAAACGTGGTGTTTACCGATGGCACGTTTTCCCTTTCGAACATCCGTATAGTAGCCAGCCCGTTGCTATAA